One Lacunisphaera limnophila DNA window includes the following coding sequences:
- a CDS encoding methyl-accepting chemotaxis protein translates to MKFITQRGLNARMLVSIGLAVFAGLTVLISLTTLRVVQSARRDAFALSQATAARIGADMGNRLGFALGTARTLGEALEGLHAEGHPSRAQANAMLRGSLAANADYIGVWTLWEPGAFDGRDAEHAGQPGHDGTGRFISYWNRGSGQIQVEPLVDYTVEGAGDYYLIAKRTNRETILEPYLYKVAGKDVLMTSLVVPVQGPDGAFAGVVGVDLPLEKLGAEIAQVKVGETGYAALISNRGLYAAHPKSERLGKPMVDTDAWVQPFLGHVQRGEAFATESFSRTLDDNTFRFGAPVRIGTADTPWAVSITLRESEVLAAARRLRNTIVLTGGLVLAGVLVVVWWIARGISRPVRDIAQQLGAGADEITAASGQVSSAGQSLAAGASEQAASLEETSSSLVELSSMTKRNAEHAATAKALAAETRAAADAGTTDMEKMATAMADLQKTSKSVAQIVKTIDEIAFQTNILALNAAVEAARAGEAGAGFAVVAEEVRNLAQRSASAAKETAATISEAVRMSELGVGISGKVATGFGGIVERTRRLDGLVADIAHACQEQSEGIVQINAAVGQMDKVTQGNAAGAEENSAAAEELNAQAVTLRGCVNDLLQVVNGAGAAGAVSAPEVMRPAPAVFRRGSTTNDFFADQPAPALAGNSRHADDSA, encoded by the coding sequence ATGAAATTCATCACCCAACGCGGGCTCAATGCCCGCATGCTCGTCTCGATCGGCCTGGCGGTTTTCGCCGGGCTCACCGTGCTCATCAGCCTCACCACGCTGCGCGTCGTGCAGAGCGCGCGGCGGGACGCCTTTGCCCTCAGTCAGGCCACCGCCGCCCGCATCGGTGCGGACATGGGGAACCGGCTCGGCTTTGCGCTGGGCACGGCCCGCACGCTGGGCGAGGCCCTGGAAGGTCTGCACGCCGAGGGGCATCCGTCTCGCGCGCAGGCCAATGCCATGCTGCGCGGCAGCCTCGCCGCGAACGCGGACTACATCGGCGTGTGGACCCTGTGGGAGCCCGGCGCCTTTGACGGTCGCGACGCCGAGCACGCCGGCCAACCCGGGCATGACGGCACCGGCCGCTTTATCTCCTACTGGAACCGCGGCAGCGGCCAGATCCAGGTTGAGCCGCTGGTGGATTACACCGTCGAGGGGGCCGGCGATTACTACCTGATCGCCAAGCGCACCAACCGCGAAACCATCCTCGAGCCCTACCTCTACAAAGTCGCCGGGAAGGACGTGCTCATGACCAGCCTGGTCGTCCCCGTGCAGGGGCCCGACGGGGCCTTCGCCGGCGTGGTCGGCGTGGATCTGCCGCTCGAAAAGCTCGGGGCCGAGATCGCCCAGGTGAAGGTAGGTGAGACGGGTTATGCCGCGCTGATCTCCAACCGCGGCCTTTATGCGGCGCACCCGAAGAGCGAGCGCCTGGGCAAGCCCATGGTCGACACCGACGCCTGGGTGCAGCCCTTCCTTGGCCACGTGCAGCGGGGCGAGGCCTTCGCCACCGAGAGTTTTTCCCGCACGCTCGATGACAACACCTTCCGTTTTGGTGCGCCGGTCCGGATCGGGACGGCGGACACCCCGTGGGCCGTGAGCATCACCCTGCGCGAGAGCGAGGTGCTGGCCGCGGCCCGGCGGCTGCGCAACACGATCGTGCTGACGGGCGGGCTCGTCCTCGCGGGGGTGTTGGTCGTCGTCTGGTGGATCGCCCGCGGGATTTCGCGCCCGGTGCGCGACATTGCCCAGCAGCTCGGGGCCGGCGCGGATGAGATCACCGCCGCCTCCGGCCAGGTGTCCAGCGCGGGCCAGAGCCTCGCCGCCGGCGCCAGCGAGCAGGCGGCCTCCCTCGAGGAGACCAGTTCCTCCCTGGTGGAACTTTCCAGCATGACGAAGCGCAACGCCGAGCATGCGGCCACGGCCAAGGCCCTGGCGGCGGAGACCCGCGCGGCCGCGGACGCCGGGACCACCGATATGGAGAAGATGGCCACGGCCATGGCCGACCTGCAGAAAACCAGCAAGAGCGTGGCGCAGATCGTGAAGACGATCGACGAGATCGCGTTCCAGACGAACATCCTCGCGCTTAACGCGGCGGTCGAGGCCGCGCGCGCCGGCGAGGCCGGGGCCGGTTTCGCGGTCGTCGCCGAAGAGGTGCGCAACCTCGCGCAGCGCAGCGCCAGCGCCGCCAAGGAGACCGCCGCCACGATCAGCGAGGCCGTGCGCATGAGCGAACTCGGCGTCGGCATCAGCGGCAAGGTCGCGACCGGCTTCGGCGGGATCGTCGAGCGCACCCGCCGGCTGGACGGCCTCGTGGCTGACATCGCCCACGCCTGTCAGGAGCAGAGCGAGGGCATCGTCCAGATCAACGCCGCGGTTGGCCAGATGGACAAGGTCACCCAGGGCAACGCCGCCGGCGCCGAGGAAAACTCGGCCGCCGCGGAGGAGCTCAACGCCCAGGCCGTCACCCTGCGCGGGTGCGTCAACGACCTGCTGCAGGTCGTCAATGGCGCCGGCGCCGCGGGTGCGGTCTCCGCGCCGGAGGTCATGCGCCCGGCGCCGGCGGTCTTCCGCCGCGGGAGTACGACCAACGATTTCTTTGCGGA